TCAAACCAAGGGAATGTAAAAAGCAGAGGCTGGCTGTCATTTGCCCTGCTCCTCTCATCAGGGTTGGACGAAAGCAAAGCATCTCATCTCCAAGGCTAGAATCGGCCCCAGTAATATGTGTCACTGTGAAATCCCAGCAGCTTTACCAGATGTGCAGGCAAATGTGCTGTGAATATTTTGGCTTAAGTAAGAAAAATTGGAAGTGTCTTTCTGCTACTTAAACCCTGATGAATGAAAACACAGTAGTAGATGTTGCTTTGGAAATGAATGtgtagcagcagggctgcagtgcaGCACTCAGAGGAGCTCTTCCAGTGCTTGTGCTACAGAGAGAATTTCctgagctgctgaaaggaagcttCCACTCTGACAAAGTGCAGGGATTATTATAGGCACTTGCAAAATGTCTAAGCAAGCAGTATCTAAACATCTGGATAATGGCTGAGTACAAATCATAAAGCACCACAGGCAGAAGTCACTCTGCCCTTGAGGTGTACTTTCAGTTGAAGTCTGTTTTATGAttctgtcctttgccaactctATGCCATCACTGTGAGCTCTGAGAAGGTTCTCTGGCTGGTTTTAAGTTAAAAAGAAGATCTCACCTTCCCCTGATCTTTGTTTATCTACTAAGTGAACATATGAAATGCTAACCCACCTTCCAGAACTGTTTGTATGAGCTCCATCCTATCAAAATTAGAGGCAGTAAAATTTACCAGCTGGGCAACGCAGCAGTTTCATACAAGGTAATATTTATTTCTCAGCAGACAGGGAGGAATCAAAATATTTACAGGACACACAGCTATGGCAGTGCTTCTGTCCATGTGCATCATTGCAGTCAATAACCAATTGAGCTGGCTGCTCATCAGGAGCACTTTCACAATGAATGCTGTTTCCCAGGTTATCTGTATTTACAGTTCAACCAACCAACCATCACATACAAATACACCTAAGGATATATTCATTTACAGGGATGTTTATGAGTTTATTGATCTGGTCTACATGGCTGAACCACTTGAACAAAGCTCTCATGCAGGGTTTTTTAAGCAAACATCACTGCTAAGACTTTGTTGGCACAATTGGATAGCTTTCTGGAGGTCAGGCTCCCCTTTTAGCCTTCTGTGATTAATTCCATGTCTCAGCTCCCCCCAAGGAAGCTCACAGTCCTCAGCTGGTTGCATCAGCAGTCTGATGAGCAGGGCTGGTTGTAGTTTTGTCTACTTGTTACACCAATAAAATAAGGGGAAACAAAGCTGTCAGCATTACTTAGCACAGGCAGCATTTGGCAGCTGAGCAgtctgtaatgcttgcaggtTACAGTCACACACATCACCAGCACACGCCACCTTGAAGTCCATAATGTTGATATATTAAAACCAAGTAACTtagcaaggtcttgtaatggcaggatgaggggtaatgggttggAATTGGCagaaggggagattcaaactggatgttaggaagaagttctttgcagtgagggtggtgagacactggcacaggttgcccagggaggctgtggaggtgttcaggaccaggttggatgaagccttgagcgacctgttctagtaggaggtgtccctgcctatggcaggggttggaactagatgagctttgagttcccttccaacctaaaccattctatgatctttgttCCTTTTATTAGCAAAGCCTAATCTAATCCTGTTGGCTGGTCTGGAAGTCAGATATCAAACTGCACACAAAGCAGTGACTAGGCATTGGTGTTAATGGAGATAATTAGTACTGAGATACTCTCACTGGTCCAATGATTAGCCTTTATTAGGTATTTACCCATCTCCTGGTCTTTTTGCTGATGCACAAAGTAGGTGTTTAAGGGATGGTTCATGAGCTCTGCTTCACACCAGTGATATTTGAgctaatgagaaaaaaatctaACTGATGCTAAGAGTAATCCATTCCTGTCACTCAAATACTCGGCTCCCATCTTTGCTGCCCTCATGACTTCAGTCAGATCAGGCACCAGTAGAAGTCAAGGAGGTCTTATTGCTCAGTATGAATCAGGAAGCATTTAACCCAACACACCTGCAGGAGCTTGGGAGGCTCTTCTCACAGAGCTCCTCTGATAGGCAGAGTGATCCAAGCAGGCTGCActaaggctgcagcagcagaacaggagAACTGAGTGGATCCTGTAAGAGAGCAGAAAAAGATGGCCCCTACCCAAGAGAATTTTACAGCCTTCAAGTAAGTCTCATCATAGCTGAATCATCACAGGGCTGATTGAATGTTAATTTTTGTTGCTTCAGTAAGGCATTGGTAAACTGCTGAAGTTAGAGAATAAATTACTAGGAGTTCTAGGTGCAAGGGTGATATTTAGgactgaggaagagaagaggctgTAGCAATACAGGTGGTTAATCCTATTTACCTTGAACAAGAAAGAGCATGCTGACTTGTAGGACTAATATGTTCTAAGTGTGGTATTTAAACAGTCTGACATGAGCTGATTGTTTTTGTTGCTCTGTAGTATGGCTGAAGAATAGGTTTGGTtatagacctcattgctgtctgcagctacctgaagggaggctgtagccaggtggggttgggctctgctgccaggcaagcagcaacagaacaaggggacacagtctcaagctgtgccaggggaggtctaggctggatgtgaggaggaagttgttggcagagagagtgattggcattggaatgggctgcccagggaggtggtggagtcactgtccctggaggtgttgaagcagagcctggctggggcacttagtgccatggtctggttgactggctagggctgggtgctaggttgggctggatgagcttgggggtctcttccaacctggttgattctatgatttgatgattttTTCATGGCTAACCTGGAAAGTGTACTTTAAAATGTTTGACTTTGAGGAAGGTTGTGTCCAGCATTACCCTTTTAGGCACCTATGCACTATGTAACCAAAGTCACTAATTTCAAACACAGGCCAGCAGAAGTGACCACAGCTGCCTCATGCTTGGCCACTTGCCAGGGCAGAAATCTGGGTGAAGCTCTTTTTTACATTAAAACACAACCTGATTTTCTGCTCAAAGAGGAATCTACAGGCTGGGGGTAAGCAGCTGAAGAAAATTGACTCTAAATTGATGGTGTGTTAGTTTGGTCATGGAGGTTCTGAAAGGTGTGTTTTAAAGTCCAGTGATGATGGTAACAGAGAGAGCAGTGATGTGAACTGCTAGTTTGGAGTGGAGCACAAGGCTTTTAGGAGAAATTTCATCTTGCACAGCATCAGTCTGAGTGGATTTTGCAGCACATGAAATGGGGCCTGTAGTAGTGCTCACAATAATAATCAGAAAAGACATTCCAGTTCTGGCCTGTCCCCCTCTGGTTTTTAGGCTGAACTTGgactaaaccaaagcaaactACAGCCTGAGGCTGAAAGGAAGATGGAGGCTCAGGATCACTAAAAGGCCCTTCCTCGCAGTGTGGACTGCCCATGAGCTGTTATGCAGACAAGAGTGAGGTGGGAAcagtgtggggctggggagtGGCAAGGCCAGCAAACAGCACGGGGTGAGGCATGCCCTAgtacagctgctgggctgggtgaagccaggctgggcagctgaATCGATGGCTTACGCGAGATAGCTTTACTGGTGCTAAGGAAGTACACCAGCCACTTGGGAACTGTGGGCTAAGAGAGATGTTAATACTGGTTCTAATTCATTATTATTGATCTTTAAGACTCTTGGAAGGTGTTTATTAGCAGTAATGCTATCATAAAGTACCTGTTAACAGTATACCTATGGGAGCATAATCCTGTTTTTGCAGAGCTAAATGGCACAGACTTCCTTTGAACTCAGCAGTAACACGATCAGGACACACAGAAAGAGGCCATCTGCCACAAAACAAAGTTTTGGAAGCTGCTGTTGGATTATTTTAGATATCCACAGGGGGATTAGTTAATTTCAGAGATGCCTTAGATGCATCAGTTTGCAGATTTGAAAGGGCAATGTTTTCGTATTCCTCTTGTGATGCTGAGCATCTGCAGCGGTGAACTAATACCACCAAATCCTTCTGGAAATTCCTGTTAAGGTATCCATAAAAGATAGGATTGATACATGTAGAGATCATGGCCACGAGGTGGCATATTGTAAATGCTAGGTTGTGATTACAGCTCATGAGTGCTTCGTAGTTCCAGTCAAAAACAACATTGAATATGTTGAGAGGCAACCAACAAGCTGCAAAAGTCACAACAATGGATATCAGTATCATATTAATCCTTTTGTTTTCGCCCAGTCTGCTCTcattctccctcatcctgtctaTTTTACAGTGTCTCCTTCGAAGACATACAAAGATCTTGAGATAGCAGATAAAAATAAAGCCCAGTGGGAAGCAGtactggagaagcagcagggcagtggtaAAAGTCAGTCGCGCTGTGACAGATGGCCACGCTTCGATGCAAGCCACCTTGTTCTTGTAGAAATCACTATGGGAAGACAGCTGTTTGAAGGGTTCATCAGTTAACTGGTGAAACAGCAAAAAAGGAATGGAGATGACGAGGGAGAAGCCCCAGATGAAAAGGATTCCCCAGTAAGCGTGGGAAATATTAGGCTTCCAGCCACGTGGGTTCACAATTAACTGGTATCTCTCAATGGCAATCAGCACAAGGGAGAAGATGGAGGCCGTGACACAGATGCTTTGTGTGAAAGAAGAGATTTTACACATGGCTTCCCCAAATATCCAGTAGTCCATTAGGGTGTATGCAATGGTGACAGGGATGCACATGACACAGATCAAGACATCTGACAAAGAGAGGTTGGCAATCAAAACGTTGGTGACGTTTTGAGCTTCTTTCCGTCTCTTTATGATAACCATCAGGCACAGATTCCCAAAAAGCCCCACTACTGCAACTAGTGTGTAGGCTGTGATGAGCAGGAATTCTTCAAGGAAGGACAGCTGGCATGTGTCAAAGTTCAGAAACTGTGAGTAGCTAATGTTAGAGAGAGTTTGATTAGAGAGAATCTCACTGGGATGCTGAATGCCTTTGTCCATCGTGAGGCATCTCCCAAACTATGGGCAAAACCTGGTGTTATTTAGGATCAACTTTAGAAGGAACTTTCCAAGACAAAGATTCCTATGAGCCTGATGCTGTGGTTGGTGTCCTTGAAGTTTTGGGCAGATGGAACTTTCCAAGACAAGGATTCCTATGAGCCTGATGCTGTGGTTGGTGTCCTTGAAGTTTTGGGCAGATGGAGCTTTCCAAGACAAGGATTCCTATGAGCCTGATGCTGTGGTTGGTGTCCTTGAAGTTTTGGGCAGATGGAGCTTTCCAAGACAGGGATTCCTATGAGCCTGATGCTGTGGTTGGTGTCCTTGAAGTTTTGGGCAGATGGAGCTTTCCAAGACAAGAATTCCTATGAGCCTGATGCTGTGGTTGGTGTCCTTGAAGTTTTGGGCAGATCTGATCTAATGAATTAGAGAGTTGGAAAACGAGAGATTGAGTATTAGTGGGTTTGTGTCTATGTGGCTGGAGGCTGATGCTGCCTTTCTGAGGTTCTGCACTGTCTGAGTTACAGACCTGGTTGGGATGTGTCAGACACAGCAGTGATAGCTCTGCCTAAACTGGTCTGCACATTTCCATACAAATCCTCCTTCACCAGCTGGGGATAAACTTTGCTTTTCAAAGTCAAATATTTCACATCTGCCTCAGCTGAAGACTTAGCAAGGTTTAAGGAATTCCAGTGAGGATCAGCtgttgctttttattatctGAAAAGAAGAATTGGGTCCTGCCATCACACACATTTTCTAGAGCTACAAAGCAGTGTGAGGTAATGCACCAAATCCCTCTGGCTTAATCAAAATGATGAGTGATATTTAACACCTCTATGAACAGCACCTTACTGGAGTTTCCTGTTCTGCTCCTGTGTTACAGATAACCTGGCCTCTTCCTCAGTCTGCTCTGACAATAACGTGAACCAGGGCTCACATCTTAGTTACACACAATTATCTCCATAGCAGGAGCTGCCAAAGGTTGTCTTGTTTCCCTACACACTGCTCACTGTTGTACAAGGTTGACAAATGACACCCCCAAAATGTTCAGTGGCTCAGTGCTCAAGAGACACAGGACTGATTCTTTTCTCAGTTCTAAATTAGCCAAGTGTCAAGTTAAAATTGGATATTAGTGCAAATCTGTTGTTGTAAAACCAATGGGAAGAATTAGATTTCAGCAGCATATCTTGATGGCTTTGAATTTATCACTGAGTTAAAAAGTCAATCTTAAATCAAAAGCTCACCAGCTTGCTGGCCAGACAGAGGTTGTTTCCAacctggggaaggaaaaaaaggatgcAAAGAATTACTTTTTGAAACTCAAAGGTAGATAATTATGTTCTACCTATATACCTTTGAGAACTCACCTCTAATTCACCTGAGTGCCTTTTGGAAGTAGGAATTAGTGGGAAGCTCTCTGAAAGATGTTCATTCTTCACCCCTAGCAATAAACACCAGAGCGTtgagagcctgcagagatgAGCATGGGGAAGCAgtgggaagaggctgcagaaaaagcagaagggttaggtgggTGGTTTACTGTCACTAAAAGTACTCTGTTTCTGTGTACATTTGTCAACCTTTTCTATAGAAGTGATTACCACTATTTaattatgaaggagtgaaaaatGTTTGGCTGCTTGCATGAGATGAAGCACCAAAGGCCAGGGTTCAACTGGGAACTGGTTTTGTAACTCTTTGCCCCTCAGATCCTCAGTGAATCCCACTTGAGTTCTATCCTGGGCTGCTTTACCCTGGTACTTCTGCTTGACTTAAGTTGGGATGTTTCAAATTGAGTTTCTAAAATGAATCAAAGCCACAACCACCTTTGGAGCATCCATTACTCTTACTCTGAATCAAATACACTCTGCAGCTACTGTGCTCATGTTGGTATAAGAAATGTCTATAGATTTAAGTGCCTATGCATGGTGCTGGTGTTCCAAATGTGACTCAGGTGGTGGTCATTATGTCCTGTAGTCTCCCTCAGTAACCCATCTGCCTTGGTTACAGCCCTGTGGAGGGAATGGCACAGAGACTTGTCCAGTCATGCTGCAAAAGCTGTTGAAATCTAGTGGCTCAGATAGATTTTGTAGTCCCTCACAGGTGTTCCTGCTTCAGGAGGACAAAAACCAAGAGCTATGTATCCTACTGTGTGTGCAGCACCTTGCAAAACCTCTCCTCCTGGTGAGTCCAGGCAAGCTGAAAAGGATTCTGAAGTTAGCACAGTTACACCCTACAGAAATTGATGATGCTGGTGCTGGGCAACAGCATCTTTAGGCAACCTGTTGCCTGGAATGCACTGAAAATTGCTTCTCCCTGGAGCAGCACTGGATGATTTTTTCACACAGCAGGATGCATGTGCTGGATAGACAAGAGGTGGCCGGCCAGGTTACCCTGATGAGCTTTACTGCCACCCTTGATATGTAAGGGTCTAAAGTCTGGCTGCTTGAGCCTGAGGGTGATCTTTCTTATTGCATTGCCTTTAGTATTCACCTGGCTGGCACAGATCTGAGCCCTGCCCTTTGTGGAAAGATCAGGTCTTAGCAGGTGAACTGGCTTGGAAGGAAGATGCCTTCAGATACAAAATCTCTGCTCTACCTGGTTTTTTATGtgagcaggagaagctgtgggGACTCAAAGgacaggaggctgagccaggtTTGTGATATTTTATGCACTC
The window above is part of the Pogoniulus pusillus isolate bPogPus1 chromosome 22, bPogPus1.pri, whole genome shotgun sequence genome. Proteins encoded here:
- the LOC135185412 gene encoding neuropeptide Y receptor type 6-like, which translates into the protein MDKGIQHPSEILSNQTLSNISYSQFLNFDTCQLSFLEEFLLITAYTLVAVVGLFGNLCLMVIIKRRKEAQNVTNVLIANLSLSDVLICVMCIPVTIAYTLMDYWIFGEAMCKISSFTQSICVTASIFSLVLIAIERYQLIVNPRGWKPNISHAYWGILFIWGFSLVISIPFLLFHQLTDEPFKQLSSHSDFYKNKVACIEAWPSVTARLTFTTALLLLQYCFPLGFIFICYLKIFVCLRRRHCKIDRMRENESRLGENKRINMILISIVVTFAACWLPLNIFNVVFDWNYEALMSCNHNLAFTICHLVAMISTCINPIFYGYLNRNFQKDLVVLVHRCRCSASQEEYENIALSNLQTDASKASLKLTNPPVDI